One part of the Streptomyces nigra genome encodes these proteins:
- a CDS encoding DsbA family oxidoreductase has translation MRVEIWSDIACPWCYVGKARFEKALAAFPHRDQVEVVHRSFELDPGRAKGDTQPVITMLTKKYGMSAAQAQAGEENLGAQAAAEGLAYRTEGRDHGNTFDMHRLLHLAKRHGRQDELVQILYRANFAEERSVFSEGDDRLVELAVEAGLDAEEVRAVLADPSAYADDVRTDEREAAQLGATGVPFFVLDRTYGVSGAQPAEVFTQALTQAWGDRSPLTLLDSGDADACGPDGCAVPQG, from the coding sequence ATGCGCGTCGAGATCTGGAGCGACATCGCCTGCCCGTGGTGCTACGTGGGCAAGGCCCGCTTCGAGAAGGCGCTCGCCGCCTTCCCGCACCGCGACCAGGTCGAGGTCGTGCACCGCTCCTTCGAACTGGACCCCGGCCGCGCCAAGGGCGACACCCAGCCCGTGATCACCATGCTCACCAAGAAGTACGGAATGAGCGCCGCGCAGGCCCAGGCCGGCGAGGAGAACCTGGGCGCCCAGGCCGCCGCCGAGGGGCTCGCCTATCGCACCGAGGGCCGCGACCACGGCAACACCTTCGACATGCACCGTCTGCTGCACCTCGCCAAGCGCCACGGCCGTCAGGACGAGCTCGTCCAGATCCTGTACCGGGCGAACTTCGCCGAGGAGCGGTCCGTCTTCTCGGAGGGCGACGACCGTCTCGTGGAGCTGGCCGTCGAGGCCGGGCTCGACGCCGAAGAGGTACGCGCGGTCCTCGCCGACCCCTCCGCGTACGCCGACGACGTCCGCACCGACGAGCGCGAGGCCGCCCAGCTCGGCGCCACCGGCGTCCCCTTCTTCGTGCTCGACCGCACGTACGGCGTCTCCGGCGCCCAGCCCGCCGAGGTCTTCACCCAGGCGCTGACCCAGGCGTGGGGCGACCGTTCGCCGCTGACGCTCCTCGACTCGGGTGACGCCGACGCGTGTGGCCCCGACGGGTGCGCGGTCCCGCAGGGCTGA
- a CDS encoding GNAT family N-acetyltransferase: MIHERVPGTRVIRPVVPAELADVVALHTRARATYYPGGLPQDGTDWHAAWRTAVERPGGRVLCVAEQGRLIGLASFRTPEGAAADLVKLYQFHVDPEHWRRGVGTALHRACVEEWTADRRHTAVLDVHVDNRRAQDFYARQGWLPDPENPPADGDHHRCLRFEVPGA, encoded by the coding sequence ATGATCCATGAACGAGTCCCGGGGACCCGGGTGATCCGGCCCGTCGTGCCCGCCGAGCTGGCGGACGTCGTCGCGCTGCACACTCGGGCCCGCGCCACCTACTACCCGGGCGGGCTCCCGCAGGACGGCACCGACTGGCACGCGGCCTGGCGCACCGCCGTCGAGCGGCCCGGCGGGCGGGTGCTGTGCGTCGCCGAGCAGGGCCGCCTCATCGGCCTGGCGTCCTTCCGCACCCCCGAGGGCGCCGCCGCCGACCTGGTCAAGCTGTACCAGTTCCATGTCGACCCCGAGCACTGGCGCCGGGGCGTCGGCACCGCCCTGCACCGGGCCTGCGTCGAGGAGTGGACGGCCGACCGCAGACACACGGCGGTCCTCGACGTGCACGTGGACAACCGGCGCGCCCAGGACTTCTACGCCCGCCAGGGCTGGCTGCCCGACCCGGAGAACCCGCCCGCCGACGGCGACCACCACCGGTGTCTGCGCTTCGAGGTCCCCGGCGCCTGA
- a CDS encoding DUF1349 domain-containing protein: MELEIPELPFPLRTYGPDGHWAYEDGVLSGWAGPRQDRFVPPTGEALDAASDAPRLLGAPEGDFQLIARVTVGFAGSFDAGVLYVHVGERAWAKLCLEYSPDVPTVCTVVTRGHSDDANSFTVEGSSVWLRVSRTGRAFAFHASRDGERWTFVRLFTLGDEKETGAALVGFMTQSPLGEGCVVTYDHLAFRPEWPKDLRDGS, encoded by the coding sequence ATGGAACTGGAGATACCCGAACTGCCCTTCCCGCTGCGGACCTACGGCCCGGACGGGCACTGGGCCTACGAGGACGGCGTCCTCTCCGGATGGGCGGGACCCCGGCAGGACCGGTTCGTGCCGCCCACCGGCGAGGCCCTGGACGCGGCGTCCGACGCGCCGCGGCTGCTGGGCGCGCCCGAGGGCGACTTCCAGCTGATCGCGCGGGTCACCGTCGGGTTCGCCGGGTCCTTCGACGCCGGGGTGCTCTACGTCCATGTCGGCGAACGGGCCTGGGCCAAGCTGTGCCTGGAGTACTCCCCGGACGTGCCGACCGTCTGCACGGTCGTCACCCGGGGCCACTCCGACGACGCCAACTCCTTCACCGTGGAGGGGAGTTCGGTGTGGCTGCGGGTGAGCCGCACCGGCCGCGCCTTCGCCTTCCACGCCTCCCGCGACGGCGAACGCTGGACGTTCGTCCGCCTGTTCACGCTCGGCGACGAGAAGGAGACCGGCGCCGCCCTGGTCGGGTTCATGACGCAGTCGCCGCTGGGCGAGGGCTGTGTGGTGACGTACGACCACCTGGCCTTCCGGCCCGAGTGGCCGAAGGACCTGCGGGACGGCAGCTGA
- a CDS encoding aldehyde dehydrogenase (NADP(+)), translating into MAAAPVWSVDPRTGKQREQVAVEATAQEVDEAVRAAHEARGSLADRTVRAAFLRTAADRLQAAGEQLVEAADAETALGPVRLTGELARTCYQLRAFADIVDEGAFLDVVINHPDDTATPPIPDLRRYKVPLGVVAVYSASNFPFAFSVAGGDTASALAAGCPVVVKAHPDHPALSELVAHVLRTAAAAHGVPAGVVGLVHGFEAGLELIRHPLVAAAGFTGSVRGGRALFDAAAARPVPIPFHGELGSLNPVLVTEAAAAERGEAIGTGLAGSMTLGVGQFCVKPGLVLVPSGAGGDNLVKSLTDAVSNSEAGVLLDHRMRDNFLAGVAERTGLPEVESPVTPGAGGDHTVSAGFLTVAASALAEEGAHDVLLEECFGPVTVVVRYDDEAEATRVLSRLPGNLTATVQLSGEEAAGQGRGADILAELTPLAGRVLVNGWPTGVAVAPAQHHGGPYPATTSTSTSVGGTAIERWLRPVAYQGAPEALLPPELRDDNPLGLPRRIDGVLEI; encoded by the coding sequence GTGGCAGCAGCACCAGTCTGGAGTGTCGACCCCCGAACCGGGAAGCAGCGTGAACAGGTTGCGGTGGAGGCCACAGCCCAGGAGGTGGACGAAGCGGTCCGCGCCGCGCACGAGGCGCGCGGCTCCCTCGCCGACCGCACCGTCCGCGCCGCCTTCCTGCGTACGGCCGCCGACCGGCTCCAGGCGGCGGGGGAGCAGCTCGTCGAGGCCGCCGACGCCGAGACCGCGCTCGGCCCGGTCCGGCTCACCGGGGAACTCGCCCGCACCTGCTACCAGCTGAGGGCCTTCGCGGACATCGTCGACGAGGGCGCCTTCCTGGACGTCGTCATCAACCACCCCGACGACACCGCCACCCCGCCCATCCCGGACCTGCGCCGCTACAAGGTGCCGCTCGGCGTCGTCGCCGTCTACTCCGCCTCCAACTTCCCGTTCGCCTTCTCCGTCGCCGGCGGCGACACCGCGAGCGCCCTCGCCGCGGGCTGCCCGGTCGTCGTCAAGGCGCACCCCGACCACCCCGCGCTCTCCGAGCTGGTCGCCCATGTGCTGCGCACGGCCGCCGCCGCGCACGGCGTCCCGGCCGGTGTCGTCGGCCTGGTGCACGGCTTCGAGGCCGGTCTGGAACTCATCCGGCACCCGCTGGTCGCCGCGGCCGGCTTCACCGGCTCGGTGCGCGGCGGCCGGGCCCTGTTCGACGCGGCGGCCGCCCGCCCGGTCCCGATCCCGTTCCACGGCGAACTGGGCTCGCTGAACCCGGTCCTGGTCACCGAGGCCGCCGCCGCCGAGCGCGGCGAGGCCATCGGCACCGGGCTCGCGGGCTCGATGACGCTGGGCGTCGGCCAGTTCTGTGTGAAGCCGGGCCTGGTCCTGGTGCCGTCCGGCGCGGGCGGCGACAACCTGGTCAAGTCCCTGACGGACGCCGTCAGCAACTCGGAGGCCGGCGTCCTGCTCGACCACCGGATGCGCGACAACTTCCTCGCCGGGGTGGCCGAGCGCACGGGCCTGCCCGAGGTGGAGTCGCCGGTGACGCCGGGCGCGGGCGGCGACCACACCGTCAGCGCCGGGTTCCTCACGGTCGCCGCGAGCGCGCTGGCCGAGGAGGGCGCCCACGACGTGCTCCTGGAGGAGTGCTTCGGGCCGGTGACGGTCGTCGTCCGCTACGACGACGAGGCCGAGGCCACTCGGGTGCTGTCCCGGCTGCCGGGCAACCTGACGGCGACCGTCCAGCTGTCCGGGGAGGAGGCGGCGGGCCAGGGGCGCGGCGCGGACATCCTCGCGGAGCTGACCCCGCTGGCCGGACGCGTCCTCGTCAACGGCTGGCCCACCGGGGTCGCCGTCGCGCCGGCCCAGCACCACGGCGGGCCCTACCCGGCGACGACCTCGACCTCCACCTCCGTCGGCGGCACCGCCATCGAACGGTGGCTGCGGCCGGTGGCGTACCAGGGCGCGCCCGAGGCGCTGCTGCCCCCGGAGCTGCGCGACGACAACCCGCTCGGGCTGCCCCGCCGGATCGACGGCGTCCTCGAGATCTGA
- a CDS encoding IclR family transcriptional regulator has product MSAGETGGGAQVKSAVRTVELLEYFAGRPGMHSLAAVQEAVGYPKSSLYMLLRTLVELGWVETDATGTRYGIGVRALLVGTSYIDGDEVVAAARPTLDRLSDDTTETIHLARLDGTNVVYLATRQSQHYLRPFTRVGRRLPAHSTSLGKALLSTYSDEQVRKMLPETLPALTENTITDREKLIEELHQVREQGFAVDREENTLGLRCFGVAIPYRTPARDAISCSVPVARLTPAHEQMVKDALFDARDRLTLATRRL; this is encoded by the coding sequence ATGTCGGCTGGCGAGACGGGCGGCGGGGCGCAGGTCAAGTCCGCGGTACGGACGGTCGAACTGCTGGAGTACTTCGCCGGACGCCCCGGTATGCACTCCCTCGCGGCGGTCCAGGAGGCCGTCGGCTACCCCAAGTCCAGCCTCTACATGTTGCTGCGCACCCTGGTCGAGCTGGGCTGGGTGGAGACCGACGCGACGGGCACCCGGTACGGCATCGGCGTCCGGGCGCTGCTGGTCGGCACCTCCTACATCGACGGCGACGAGGTGGTCGCGGCGGCCCGGCCCACCCTGGACCGGCTCTCCGACGACACCACCGAGACCATCCACCTGGCCCGTCTCGACGGCACGAACGTCGTCTACCTCGCCACCCGCCAGTCCCAGCACTATCTGCGGCCGTTCACCCGGGTCGGCCGCCGGCTCCCCGCGCACTCGACCTCGCTCGGCAAGGCGCTGCTCAGCACCTACTCGGACGAACAGGTCCGCAAGATGCTTCCGGAGACGCTGCCCGCGCTGACCGAGAACACGATCACCGACCGGGAGAAGCTCATCGAGGAGCTGCACCAGGTCCGTGAGCAGGGCTTCGCCGTCGACCGCGAGGAGAACACGCTGGGGCTGCGCTGCTTCGGCGTGGCGATCCCCTACCGCACCCCGGCCCGGGACGCGATCAGCTGTTCGGTCCCGGTGGCGCGGCTCACGCCCGCGCACGAGCAGATGGTGAAGGACGCGCTGTTCGACGCGCGCGACAGACTGACCCTGGCCACTCGTAGGCTCTGA